One genomic segment of Acidimicrobiales bacterium includes these proteins:
- a CDS encoding DNA-directed RNA polymerase subunit beta, translating to MSARPLVRDRYSFGNLEEVLPLPHLIDIQRKSFKWFRRDGIADTFSDLSPITDFSETLSLELEFDPKDEDLCPPPKFTVEECKEKDMTFSAPIFVRARFMNADTGEIKEQTVFMGDFPMMTEKGTFVINGTERVVVSQLVRSPGVIFQPGERYRLRNLAKHQLVTGTIHPYRGEWIEFDVEQKPGKDVTAGTRVARKRRLSMFTLLRALGYDEENEPGFLERFVRHFDYLEGQWEKDKDLAPTQEESLLEIYKRVRPGEPPSVEAARAYLRNAFFESRRYDLSRVGRYKLNRKLGPEIEKNEKLFGIELERPDPDSPVLTRSEVLSTCTYLLHLAKGEPGYRLDDQDHFANRRIRSVGELIQNQLRIGLSRMERVVRERMTTQDVESITPTSLINIRPVVAAIKEFFGTSQLSQFMDQVNPLSGLTHRRRLSALGPGGLSRERAGFEVRDVHFSHYGRMCPIETPEGPNIGLIGGLATYGRVNPFGFIESPYRAVKRGKVTDEILWLAADEEEEYVVAQANAPLNPNGTFRNERVLVRRSPQAASLQDLRLQLEQDVFFGATTEISYVPPEEVQLMDVSPKQIVSVATALIPFLEHDDANRALMGANMQRQAVPLIQSEAPYIGTGIEASAAHDAADMLLALEDGTVTAVDGTTVTVDYRKSGSTVHPLLKYVRSNQDTCINQKIRVAPGQRVRSGQVLADGSSTDDGELALGKNLLVAFMSWEGYNFEDAIILSERLVKDDVLTSIHIKEHEIDARDTKLGTEEITRDIPNLSDEILADLDDLGIVRVGAEVAPGDVLVGKVTPKGETELTPEERLLRAIFGEKAREVRDTSLKVPHGEAGKVIDVKVFNRDDGDELPPGVNQLVRVYVGQKRKISVGDKLAGRHGNKGVISKILPVEDMPYMADGTPVDIILNPLGVPSRMNVGQVLEAHLGYCARWGWEIGGEGVGSDPVRGIEKKTRPSTEPAVHVATPVFDGAHWDEEDRAGRHPTIQKILANLRPETADGERLVQLDGKATLYNGRTGEAYDSTVMVGYVYILKLAHLVDDKIHARSTGPYSMITQQPLGGKAQFGGQRFGEMEVWALEAYGAAYCLQELLTIKSDDVLGRVKVYEAIVKGENIPEPGIPESFKVLIKEMQSLCLNVEVIGEDGREIEMRDFDEDVYRAAEELGIDLSRPERGSDEEDERRAAGLVH from the coding sequence GTGTCTGCTCGCCCCCTCGTTCGGGACCGTTATTCGTTCGGCAATCTGGAGGAAGTCCTCCCGCTGCCACACCTGATCGACATCCAGCGGAAGTCCTTCAAGTGGTTCCGTAGGGACGGGATCGCCGACACGTTCTCTGACCTCAGTCCGATCACGGACTTCAGTGAGACGCTCTCGCTTGAGCTGGAATTCGATCCCAAGGACGAGGACCTTTGCCCTCCGCCCAAGTTCACGGTGGAGGAGTGCAAGGAGAAGGACATGACCTTCTCCGCCCCGATCTTTGTACGAGCCCGCTTCATGAACGCCGACACCGGCGAGATCAAGGAGCAGACAGTCTTCATGGGGGACTTCCCGATGATGACCGAGAAGGGGACCTTCGTCATCAACGGCACCGAGCGAGTCGTGGTGTCCCAACTCGTCCGATCGCCGGGCGTCATCTTCCAGCCTGGTGAGCGTTACCGGCTCCGGAACCTGGCCAAGCACCAGCTGGTCACCGGCACCATTCACCCCTACCGCGGCGAGTGGATCGAATTCGACGTCGAACAAAAGCCAGGTAAGGACGTCACCGCCGGGACCCGTGTAGCCCGCAAACGTCGCCTTTCGATGTTCACCCTCCTGCGGGCTCTGGGCTACGACGAGGAGAACGAGCCGGGCTTCCTAGAACGCTTCGTCCGCCACTTCGACTACCTCGAGGGGCAGTGGGAGAAGGACAAGGACCTCGCCCCCACCCAGGAGGAGTCCCTCCTGGAGATCTACAAGCGGGTTCGCCCCGGCGAACCGCCCTCGGTCGAGGCCGCCCGGGCCTACCTGCGCAACGCCTTCTTCGAGTCCCGGCGTTACGACCTGTCCCGGGTCGGGCGTTACAAACTGAACCGTAAGCTCGGCCCCGAGATCGAGAAGAACGAGAAGCTCTTCGGCATTGAGTTAGAGCGTCCCGATCCCGACTCGCCGGTCCTCACCCGGTCCGAGGTCCTGTCTACCTGCACCTACCTGCTGCACCTAGCCAAGGGCGAGCCTGGCTATCGCCTTGACGACCAGGACCACTTCGCCAACCGTCGCATCCGGTCGGTGGGCGAGCTCATCCAGAACCAGCTGCGCATCGGGCTGTCCCGGATGGAGCGCGTAGTTCGCGAGCGGATGACCACCCAGGATGTCGAGTCCATTACCCCGACCTCGCTGATCAACATCCGACCCGTGGTGGCCGCCATCAAGGAGTTCTTCGGCACCAGCCAGCTCTCCCAGTTCATGGACCAGGTGAACCCCCTTTCCGGGCTGACCCACCGCCGTCGCCTCTCGGCCCTCGGTCCCGGTGGCCTGTCCCGTGAGCGAGCCGGCTTTGAGGTCCGTGACGTCCACTTCTCCCACTACGGCCGGATGTGCCCAATCGAGACCCCGGAGGGCCCCAACATCGGCCTCATCGGTGGTCTGGCCACCTACGGCCGGGTGAACCCCTTTGGCTTCATCGAGTCGCCGTACCGGGCCGTGAAGAGGGGCAAGGTCACCGACGAGATCCTCTGGCTAGCCGCCGACGAGGAGGAGGAGTACGTCGTCGCCCAGGCGAACGCACCCCTCAACCCCAACGGAACCTTCCGCAACGAGCGGGTCCTTGTCCGGCGGTCGCCGCAGGCCGCCTCGCTCCAGGACCTCCGGCTCCAGTTGGAACAAGACGTTTTCTTTGGCGCCACGACTGAGATCTCCTACGTGCCGCCGGAAGAGGTCCAGCTGATGGACGTCTCACCGAAGCAGATCGTGTCTGTGGCCACCGCTCTGATCCCGTTCCTCGAACACGACGACGCCAACCGTGCCCTCATGGGAGCCAACATGCAGAGGCAGGCGGTGCCGCTTATCCAGTCCGAGGCCCCGTACATCGGCACCGGTATCGAGGCCAGCGCCGCCCACGACGCGGCGGACATGCTGCTTGCCCTCGAGGACGGCACGGTAACGGCGGTCGACGGCACCACGGTGACGGTCGACTACCGGAAGTCCGGCTCGACGGTCCACCCGCTGCTCAAGTACGTGCGGTCCAACCAGGACACCTGCATCAACCAGAAGATCCGGGTCGCTCCAGGCCAGCGGGTGAGGTCGGGCCAGGTGCTGGCCGATGGCTCGTCCACCGACGACGGTGAGTTGGCCCTCGGTAAGAACCTCCTCGTGGCCTTCATGTCGTGGGAGGGCTACAACTTCGAAGACGCCATCATCCTGTCCGAGCGCCTGGTCAAGGACGACGTCCTGACGTCGATCCACATCAAGGAGCACGAGATCGACGCCCGAGACACCAAGTTGGGGACCGAAGAGATCACACGGGACATCCCCAACCTGTCGGACGAGATCCTGGCTGACCTGGATGATCTGGGCATCGTTCGGGTGGGTGCTGAGGTGGCGCCCGGCGATGTGCTGGTCGGCAAGGTCACGCCCAAGGGTGAGACCGAGTTGACCCCGGAAGAACGTCTTCTCCGAGCCATCTTCGGCGAGAAGGCGCGTGAGGTGCGCGACACCTCGTTAAAGGTTCCGCACGGCGAGGCGGGCAAGGTCATCGATGTCAAGGTGTTCAACCGCGACGACGGTGACGAGTTGCCTCCTGGCGTCAACCAGCTTGTCCGGGTCTACGTGGGTCAGAAGCGCAAGATCAGCGTGGGCGACAAGTTGGCTGGTCGGCACGGCAACAAGGGCGTCATCTCCAAGATCCTTCCCGTCGAGGACATGCCCTATATGGCCGACGGGACGCCGGTCGACATCATCCTCAACCCGTTGGGCGTTCCGTCACGGATGAACGTCGGGCAGGTACTGGAGGCTCACCTCGGGTACTGCGCCCGGTGGGGTTGGGAGATCGGTGGCGAGGGTGTCGGGTCCGACCCGGTGCGCGGCATCGAGAAAAAGACTCGTCCCTCGACCGAGCCCGCCGTCCACGTGGCGACGCCGGTGTTTGACGGGGCCCACTGGGACGAGGAGGACCGGGCCGGCCGACACCCCACGATCCAAAAAATCCTGGCCAACCTGCGACCCGAAACAGCTGACGGCGAACGCCTAGTCCAGCTGGACGGTAAGGCCACCCTCTACAACGGGCGAACCGGTGAGGCGTACGACAGCACGGTGATGGTGGGGTACGTCTACATCCTGAAGCTGGCTCACCTGGTGGACGACAAGATTCACGCCCGCTCCACCGGTCCGTACTCGATGATTACCCAGCAACCGTTGGGCGGGAAGGCCCAGTTCGGTGGCCAGCGGTTCGGCGAGATGGAGGTGTGGGCTCTGGAGGCGTACGGCGCCGCCTACTGCCTGCAGGAACTCCTGACCATCAAGTCGGACGACGTACTCGGCCGGGTGAAGGTTTACGAGGCCATCGTGAAGGGCGAGAACATCCCCGAGCCCGGCATCCCCGAGAGCTTCAAGGTTCTCATCAAGGAGATGCAATCTCTTTGCCTGAATGTCGAGGTGATTGGCGAGGACGGACGAGAGATCGAGATGCGCGACTTCGACGAGGACGTCTACCGCGCCGCCGAGGAACTCGGCATTGACCTATCCCGCCCGGAGCGGGGTTCCGACGAAGAGGACGAGCGCCGGGCCGCCGGCCTCGTTCACTGA
- the rplL gene encoding 50S ribosomal protein L7/L12 — protein MIMATKEEILDAIAEMSVLELSELLKDFEEKFGVTAAAPVAVAAAAPASDNSDEEEEQDSFDVVLTGAGDKKIQVIKEVRALTNLGLKDAKDLVDGAPNAVLEGASKEDAEKAKEALEAAGASIELK, from the coding sequence GTGATCATGGCGACGAAGGAAGAGATCCTCGACGCGATCGCAGAGATGAGCGTGCTGGAGCTGAGCGAGTTACTGAAGGACTTCGAGGAGAAGTTCGGTGTGACCGCAGCTGCCCCGGTGGCCGTGGCCGCCGCCGCCCCGGCGAGCGACAACAGTGATGAGGAGGAGGAGCAGGACTCCTTCGACGTTGTCCTGACCGGCGCTGGCGACAAGAAGATCCAGGTCATCAAGGAGGTCCGTGCGCTCACGAACCTCGGGCTGAAGGATGCCAAGGACCTTGTGGACGGTGCCCCCAACGCCGTTTTGGAAGGTGCCTCCAAGGAGGACGCCGAGAAGGCCAAAGAGGCCCTTGAGGCCGCCGGCGCTTCGATCGAGCTTAAGTAG
- the rplJ gene encoding 50S ribosomal protein L10 — protein MGEPRAEKVAVVEEVQEKFSASNAVVLTEYRGLDVPALAALRRSLREAGGEYKVYKNTLARFAIEELGLDLGDLLTGPTAIAFTGEQPDGSAGDPVALAKALKDFAKANDSLVIKGGLLDQQRLTAEEISNLAEIAPREVLLAQLAGAMAAPMQQFAALLQALPQNMAYALQALITQSDDTPGVPTSDEASTDEETDAADAADEVAVADEADAEVADEASTDEATDTDNKEEE, from the coding sequence GTGGGTGAACCCCGAGCCGAGAAGGTCGCGGTCGTCGAGGAGGTCCAAGAGAAGTTCTCGGCCAGCAACGCTGTGGTACTGACCGAGTACCGAGGGCTGGACGTCCCAGCGTTGGCCGCGCTTCGTCGGTCCCTCCGCGAAGCCGGAGGCGAGTACAAGGTGTACAAGAACACCCTGGCCCGCTTCGCTATCGAGGAACTGGGCCTGGACCTGGGAGATCTGCTCACCGGCCCCACGGCCATCGCCTTCACCGGTGAGCAGCCCGACGGTTCAGCTGGCGATCCAGTTGCCTTGGCCAAGGCCCTTAAGGACTTCGCCAAGGCCAACGACTCACTGGTTATCAAGGGCGGCCTGCTCGACCAGCAGCGGCTGACCGCCGAGGAGATCTCCAACCTGGCTGAGATCGCCCCCCGCGAGGTCCTACTGGCCCAGTTGGCCGGCGCCATGGCGGCGCCCATGCAGCAGTTCGCGGCGCTCCTCCAGGCACTGCCCCAGAACATGGCATACGCCCTGCAGGCCCTTATCACCCAAAGTGACGACACACCGGGCGTTCCGACTTCCGATGAGGCGTCCACCGACGAGGAAACCGATGCAGCCGATGCCGCCGACGAGGTGGCGGTTGCTGACGAAGCCGATGCGGAGGTCGCCGATGAGGCGTCCACCGACGAAGCCACCGACACCGACAACAAGGAAGAGGAGTGA
- the rplA gene encoding 50S ribosomal protein L1 yields MGKSGKRYDTAAAGFDRDQMYSGSEALGLVSSLAAAKFDESIDLLIRLGVDPRKTDEMVRGTVALPSGTGRDVRVAVFAQGEAAAAAREAGADHVGADDLAAEVEGGMLDFDVAIATPDMMPAVGKLGRSLGPRGLMPNPKSGTVTDDVAKAVGEFKGGKVEFRTDRFGNVHLPIGKASFEASDLSANLKAAVEELERLKPSSAKGRYLKKVSVSSTMGPGIRIDPLRVAE; encoded by the coding sequence ATGGGCAAGTCAGGGAAGCGGTACGACACGGCAGCGGCCGGATTCGACCGGGACCAGATGTACTCGGGTTCCGAGGCACTGGGTCTGGTGTCCTCGCTGGCCGCTGCGAAGTTCGACGAGAGCATCGACCTGCTGATTCGACTCGGCGTTGACCCCCGGAAGACCGACGAGATGGTGCGAGGCACCGTGGCCCTCCCGTCGGGGACGGGCCGAGACGTCCGGGTGGCGGTGTTCGCCCAGGGCGAGGCTGCGGCGGCCGCCCGTGAGGCGGGAGCCGACCATGTCGGAGCCGACGACCTGGCCGCCGAGGTCGAGGGGGGCATGCTGGATTTCGACGTGGCCATCGCCACCCCGGACATGATGCCTGCCGTCGGCAAGTTGGGGCGCTCCCTGGGCCCCCGTGGCCTCATGCCGAACCCCAAGTCGGGGACGGTGACCGACGACGTCGCCAAGGCGGTAGGGGAGTTCAAGGGCGGCAAGGTCGAGTTTCGGACTGACCGGTTCGGCAACGTTCACCTGCCCATAGGAAAGGCCAGCTTCGAGGCCTCGGACCTATCGGCGAACCTGAAAGCGGCTGTCGAGGAACTAGAGCGTCTGAAGCCCTCTTCGGCTAAGGGCCGCTATCTGAAGAAGGTGTCGGTGTCCTCGACGATGGGCCCGGGCATCCGAATCGATCCGCTGCGGGTGGCCGAGTAG
- the rplK gene encoding 50S ribosomal protein L11, which yields MARKQIAAMVKIQIPAGQASPAPPVGTALGPHGVAIMDFCKEYNAKTEDKRGQIVPVEITIYEDRSFTFITKTPPTSFLIRQAAGLEKASENPGREQAGSITWDQVAEIAEAKMPDLNAIDLEGAKLQVAGTARSMGIAVG from the coding sequence ATGGCTAGGAAGCAAATCGCCGCGATGGTGAAGATCCAGATCCCCGCAGGTCAGGCGTCGCCGGCCCCGCCCGTGGGTACGGCGTTGGGTCCCCACGGTGTGGCCATCATGGACTTCTGCAAGGAGTACAACGCCAAGACCGAGGACAAGCGCGGCCAGATCGTCCCGGTGGAGATCACCATCTACGAGGACCGGTCGTTCACCTTCATCACCAAGACGCCGCCCACCTCGTTCCTCATCCGTCAGGCCGCCGGCCTGGAGAAGGCTTCGGAGAACCCCGGTCGTGAGCAGGCGGGATCGATCACCTGGGACCAGGTGGCCGAAATCGCTGAAGCCAAGATGCCCGATCTCAACGCCATCGACCTTGAGGGCGCCAAGTTGCAGGTAGCCGGAACGGCTCGGAGCATGGGTATCGCAGTCGGCTAA
- the nusG gene encoding transcription termination/antitermination protein NusG translates to MSTTEEPEATTDVVDVAADLLPTGTVEQTVAVVDEVPEGGLTTDAAADLLPTGDAPSEPDAPAADEPVVEVLDEDDLFDGDGDGEPAPVRESAYDRPGGWYVVHTQSGYEKKVKQNLQARTTSMHLEDRILEVEIPMEDVDEFRSGKKVTVSKKVFPGYLLVRCHLDDEAWSVIRDTPGIVNFVGAGGKPSKLGRREVETFLPVADESEAVVPKRSKARFGFGVGETVRVKEGPFADFSGAIVEINEDQLKVKVLVNIFGRETPVELEFAQVAQL, encoded by the coding sequence ATGAGCACCACCGAAGAACCCGAAGCCACCACCGACGTCGTCGACGTGGCAGCCGATCTCCTACCCACCGGTACGGTCGAACAGACCGTTGCGGTCGTTGACGAGGTGCCCGAAGGCGGCCTCACCACTGACGCGGCTGCTGACCTGCTGCCCACCGGTGACGCCCCGTCCGAGCCCGACGCCCCGGCCGCCGACGAGCCGGTGGTCGAGGTGCTCGACGAGGACGATCTGTTCGACGGAGACGGAGACGGGGAGCCGGCTCCCGTGCGGGAAAGCGCCTACGACCGTCCCGGCGGCTGGTACGTGGTCCACACTCAGTCGGGCTACGAGAAGAAGGTCAAGCAGAACCTCCAGGCCCGCACCACGTCGATGCACCTCGAGGATCGCATCCTCGAGGTCGAGATCCCGATGGAGGACGTCGACGAGTTCCGTAGCGGTAAGAAGGTCACTGTCTCCAAGAAGGTCTTCCCCGGCTACCTGCTGGTGCGCTGCCACCTCGATGACGAGGCCTGGAGCGTGATCCGAGACACCCCGGGGATTGTGAACTTCGTCGGGGCGGGGGGTAAGCCGTCCAAGTTGGGCCGGCGTGAGGTAGAGACCTTCCTCCCGGTGGCCGACGAGTCTGAGGCCGTGGTGCCCAAGCGGTCCAAGGCACGCTTCGGGTTCGGTGTGGGTGAGACGGTCCGGGTCAAGGAGGGGCCGTTCGCCGACTTCTCCGGCGCCATCGTGGAGATCAACGAGGATCAGCTAAAGGTCAAGGTGCTGGTCAACATCTTCGGCCGTGAGACTCCGGTCGAGTTGGAGTTCGCCCAGGTCGCCCAGCTTTAG
- the secE gene encoding preprotein translocase subunit SecE, translating into MNREQKRMLQRQGEVDADGEPIRQRRQQQRPAEERTGIAQFSREVRAELRKVAWPSRSETGNYTTVVIITILAITAVVAGLDWIFSQSVLELFDV; encoded by the coding sequence ATGAACCGCGAGCAGAAGCGCATGCTGCAGCGTCAGGGGGAGGTCGACGCCGACGGCGAGCCGATCCGCCAGCGTCGCCAGCAGCAGCGTCCTGCTGAGGAGCGGACCGGGATCGCCCAGTTCAGTCGCGAGGTCCGTGCCGAGTTGCGCAAGGTCGCCTGGCCGTCACGTTCGGAGACCGGTAACTACACCACGGTGGTCATCATCACCATCCTTGCCATCACGGCCGTGGTAGCCGGCCTCGACTGGATCTTCTCCCAGTCCGTCCTGGAGCTGTTCGACGTCTGA
- the rpmG gene encoding 50S ribosomal protein L33, whose amino-acid sequence MASDKRTQVTLECQECKRRNYITTKSKANTRERIELKKYCRWCRSHVDHKETR is encoded by the coding sequence ATGGCGTCCGACAAGCGAACACAGGTCACCCTGGAGTGCCAGGAGTGCAAGCGCCGGAACTACATCACCACCAAGTCCAAGGCGAACACACGCGAGCGCATCGAGCTAAAGAAATACTGCCGTTGGTGCCGTAGCCACGTGGATCACAAGGAGACGCGCTGA
- a CDS encoding GNAT family N-acetyltransferase: MEIRLAGSGDTEAIRAIYNHEVITSTATFDLVERSLEDQKEWLAARAGAFSVLVAEIDDEVAGFASLSPFRERAAYRSTVENSVYVAADHRGRGVADRLLGNLLEVARTSGFHSVIARIGGNNEASTALHAKHGFREVGVERQVGRKFGRWQDVTVMQVVFDEA, translated from the coding sequence ATGGAGATCCGGCTTGCCGGGTCCGGCGACACAGAGGCGATCCGGGCCATTTACAACCACGAAGTGATCACCTCGACGGCCACCTTCGACCTGGTGGAACGCAGCCTCGAGGACCAGAAAGAATGGTTGGCCGCTCGAGCCGGTGCGTTCAGCGTGCTGGTAGCCGAGATCGACGACGAGGTGGCCGGGTTCGCCTCGCTGTCACCGTTCCGCGAACGGGCCGCCTACCGCAGCACAGTGGAGAACTCCGTCTACGTGGCCGCCGACCACCGGGGCCGCGGCGTCGCCGACCGGCTCCTGGGGAACCTCTTGGAGGTGGCCCGCACCAGCGGCTTTCACTCAGTAATCGCCCGGATCGGTGGGAACAACGAGGCCAGCACAGCCCTGCACGCCAAGCACGGCTTCCGCGAGGTAGGGGTGGAACGCCAGGTGGGGCGCAAGTTCGGGCGCTGGCAGGACGTCACGGTCATGCAGGTTGTCTTCGACGAAGCCTGA
- a CDS encoding YajQ family cyclic di-GMP-binding protein, whose translation MPSFDVVSEIDLQEVRNAVDQAAREVRTRFDFKGTDSVVELQDGAIKLESSTEDRLAALVVVLEEKLVRRKVSLKSLNWGTVDEASGGRSRQLAGLQAGIDSDRARTLNRTIKDLGLKGIQSQTQGDQVRVTGKKRDALQEVIAALKAADLGIPLQFTNFRD comes from the coding sequence ATGCCGAGTTTCGACGTCGTGTCCGAAATCGATCTCCAGGAGGTCCGCAACGCCGTAGACCAGGCAGCCCGTGAGGTCCGTACCCGGTTTGACTTCAAGGGGACCGACTCCGTCGTGGAGCTCCAAGACGGTGCCATCAAGTTGGAGTCCTCCACCGAAGACCGTCTGGCCGCCCTGGTCGTCGTTCTGGAAGAGAAGTTGGTCCGCCGGAAGGTCTCGCTGAAGTCCCTGAACTGGGGCACAGTGGACGAGGCCAGCGGCGGCCGGTCCCGCCAGTTGGCCGGGCTCCAGGCGGGTATCGACTCTGACCGGGCCCGAACGCTAAACCGGACCATCAAGGACCTGGGCCTCAAGGGGATCCAGTCCCAGACCCAGGGTGATCAGGTACGGGTGACGGGAAAGAAAAGGGACGCACTGCAGGAGGTCATCGCGGCGCTCAAGGCCGCTGACCTGGGAATCCCCCTCCAGTTCACCAACTTCCGGGACTGA